A portion of the Acidimicrobiia bacterium genome contains these proteins:
- the obgE gene encoding GTPase ObgE, translated as MFVDEVTVHLRAGDGGAGIVAFERVRGRPRGKPLGGSGGAGGDVIAEANSEVSTLLDFQRRPHRRAESGTHGKGDFQQGRQGSDLVLAVPPGTVIRDDAGTMIADLARPGQRVVLVRGGRGGKGNVALAGPKALAPAFAEQGEYGPEADFTFELKLIADAALIGFPNAGKSTLIARVSAARPKIADYPFTTLEPNLGVVEIDDRRFVLADIPGLIEGAAEGRGLGHRFLRHAERARALVVLLDPSTLQEVDCVRQLGILRQELMNHDPRLAAREEIVAVSKADLPEAAVAIAALAAIGVAARAISAVTGEGINGLLHAIGDAVERVEREVPDAEGYVLHRPSPRGFEIHHDGSRWVVEGQVAERAVALDDLTKPEAAGFAARRLSRAGVDEALRKAGALPGDEVRIGDVVFEFSDPDIDDEKSS; from the coding sequence GTGTTCGTCGACGAGGTCACCGTTCACCTTCGCGCCGGTGATGGCGGCGCGGGGATCGTCGCATTCGAGCGCGTCCGCGGTCGCCCGCGAGGCAAGCCTTTGGGCGGATCGGGCGGGGCCGGGGGCGATGTCATCGCGGAGGCCAACTCCGAGGTCTCGACGCTGCTCGACTTTCAGCGGCGTCCCCACCGGCGCGCCGAGTCTGGAACCCACGGCAAGGGCGACTTTCAGCAGGGGCGGCAGGGGTCGGACCTGGTCCTTGCGGTCCCACCAGGGACGGTGATTCGCGACGACGCCGGCACGATGATCGCCGATCTTGCCCGCCCGGGACAGCGGGTGGTTCTGGTGCGGGGGGGCCGCGGCGGCAAGGGAAACGTCGCTCTCGCCGGTCCCAAGGCGCTGGCGCCGGCGTTCGCCGAACAGGGTGAGTACGGACCCGAGGCCGACTTCACTTTCGAATTGAAGCTCATCGCCGATGCCGCTCTGATCGGATTCCCCAATGCCGGCAAGAGCACCCTGATCGCCCGGGTCTCGGCCGCCCGCCCCAAGATCGCCGACTATCCGTTCACCACACTGGAGCCGAATCTGGGCGTGGTAGAGATTGATGATCGTCGTTTCGTGCTTGCAGACATTCCGGGTCTCATCGAGGGAGCGGCCGAGGGTCGAGGGCTGGGCCATCGGTTCCTGCGCCACGCCGAACGGGCCCGGGCGTTGGTCGTGCTGCTCGACCCTTCGACCCTCCAGGAGGTCGATTGCGTGCGTCAGTTGGGCATCCTCCGCCAGGAACTGATGAACCATGACCCCCGCCTGGCGGCGCGGGAGGAGATCGTCGCGGTGTCAAAGGCGGACCTTCCCGAAGCCGCAGTGGCGATCGCGGCGCTTGCTGCAATCGGTGTCGCGGCGCGGGCGATCTCCGCGGTCACCGGTGAGGGAATCAACGGGCTCTTGCATGCCATCGGCGATGCGGTGGAGCGGGTGGAGCGGGAGGTGCCCGACGCCGAGGGGTACGTGCTGCATCGACCGAGCCCGCGGGGCTTCGAGATCCACCACGACGGCAGCCGGTGGGTCGTCGAGGGGCAGGTGGCCGAGCGGGCGGTGGCGCTGGACGACCTGACCAAGCCGGAGGCGGCCGGATTCGCCGCCAGGAGGCTCTCCCGAGCGGGTGTCGACGAAGCTCTCCGCAAGGCGGGCGCACTGCCCGGCGACGAGGTTCGAATCGGCGACGTCGTCTTCGAGTTCAGTGACCCCGATATCGATGACGAGAAGTCGTCGTGA
- the rodA gene encoding rod shape-determining protein RodA, which produces MSSVSAIDLRPRPRRSRPDFVLIGITAVLSALGLLMILSTSGPRLEAAGLGRNSQMLRQMIYVGLGAGVLIVTSLVSDRVWKLAAPYLYAGMVVLLLAVLSPIGALRQGAQRWISLGLFDLQPSEVAKVGVILALALMLAPVEEGRMKWLRLLKVGALVGFPAIFIFLQPDLGTMLVFAFVTFVMLFVAGTTVRQLVMLIVLAIVALGLAVELDLLRGYQLERLEGFLNPNEQTLLVNYNQNQSQIAIGSGGMFGQGLFEGSQTNLAFVPSQTTDFIFTAVAEQLGFVGGTLVIGLYAALIWRMLIVAAGARDRFGQLAATGIAAMFGFHVFVNIGMAVGLLPVTGLPLPFLSFGGSFYIAMAVSVGIVNSIWMTRSPVPRN; this is translated from the coding sequence ATGAGCAGCGTTTCCGCCATCGATCTCAGGCCGCGGCCCAGGCGCTCCCGGCCCGACTTCGTTCTGATCGGGATCACCGCCGTGCTCAGCGCGTTGGGGCTGCTGATGATCTTGAGCACTTCGGGTCCGCGTCTCGAGGCGGCAGGCCTGGGCCGGAACTCCCAAATGCTCAGACAAATGATCTACGTCGGTCTGGGTGCGGGGGTCCTCATCGTCACCTCCCTGGTCTCGGACCGGGTGTGGAAGCTCGCCGCGCCGTATCTATACGCGGGGATGGTCGTCCTGCTACTGGCGGTGCTCAGCCCGATCGGCGCGCTGCGGCAGGGGGCCCAGCGGTGGATCTCGCTGGGGCTGTTCGACCTCCAACCGTCTGAAGTGGCGAAGGTGGGGGTGATCCTGGCACTCGCCCTGATGCTGGCTCCGGTCGAGGAGGGCCGGATGAAGTGGCTTCGACTCCTCAAGGTGGGGGCCCTCGTGGGCTTCCCGGCCATCTTCATCTTTCTCCAGCCAGACCTCGGCACGATGCTCGTCTTTGCGTTCGTCACGTTCGTGATGCTGTTCGTCGCAGGCACCACGGTTCGGCAGCTGGTCATGCTGATCGTCCTGGCGATCGTCGCGCTCGGGCTCGCGGTGGAACTCGACCTCCTGCGCGGCTACCAGTTGGAGCGGTTGGAAGGGTTCCTCAACCCCAACGAGCAGACACTGCTGGTCAACTACAACCAGAACCAGAGCCAGATCGCCATCGGCAGCGGCGGCATGTTCGGCCAGGGTCTCTTCGAGGGGTCTCAGACCAACCTGGCATTCGTCCCGTCCCAGACCACAGACTTCATATTCACCGCGGTTGCCGAGCAGCTCGGGTTCGTCGGCGGCACCCTGGTGATCGGCCTCTATGCCGCCCTCATTTGGCGAATGCTGATCGTCGCCGCGGGTGCCCGCGATCGATTCGGACAACTGGCGGCGACGGGGATCGCCGCGATGTTCGGGTTTCACGTCTTCGTGAACATCGGAATGGCGGTCGGGTTGCTCCCGGTGACCGGCCTTCCCCTGCCATTTCTGTCGTTCGGGGGATCCTTCTACATCGCCATGGCGGTGAGCGTGGGGATCGTGAACTCGATCTGGATGACCCGCAGCCCCGTTCCGCGGAACTGA
- a CDS encoding M23 family metallopeptidase produces MLIAALFVSCLIGLPADGPVVRGFAPEGLYGGHWGIDIAVPAGTSVGAADAGVVTFSGQVAGRASVTISHGGSVRTSYSYLSSRSVAQGQHVRAGEIIGLSGVDHGLEAIHFSLRLGDRYLDPMRAGCGSLSPGPGVRLVAAA; encoded by the coding sequence TTGTTGATCGCGGCGCTCTTCGTTTCATGCCTAATTGGGCTACCGGCCGACGGTCCGGTCGTCCGGGGATTCGCGCCTGAGGGGCTCTACGGCGGCCACTGGGGGATAGACATCGCGGTGCCTGCGGGGACCTCGGTGGGGGCCGCCGATGCGGGTGTGGTCACCTTCTCGGGGCAAGTCGCCGGGCGCGCCAGCGTCACCATCAGCCACGGCGGGTCGGTGCGCACCTCCTACTCTTATCTGAGCAGCCGTTCCGTGGCGCAGGGTCAGCATGTCCGTGCGGGCGAGATCATCGGACTGTCGGGCGTCGATCACGGGTTGGAGGCGATCCATTTCTCCCTCCGGCTCGGAGATCGCTACCTCGATCCGATGCGGGCTGGTTGCGGTTCGCTCAGTCCTGGGCCTGGCGTGCGGCTGGTGGCAGCGGCCTGA
- a CDS encoding LytR C-terminal domain-containing protein: MPGRKRRRLVIVLAVGLAMVAAAAGYFYRDWVAVRASEAQSVVAGWSTSLRDLAAAIPEAEIDSRVVGESRSMLVTLGSAEGGSAFALVAVSPSGTPTVIVLPQTLLLAVPGFGEFRLVDALDFEGPDLAALAVTNQFGVRIDQVVALERGAVAAAMPGPVTVDLTAPLFARGDAGIERLVPAGPSVVTPEMLETLLVEHGEGDVFEFIQRQGAAWRTILEQVAADPRVADRLLAEGGGTSAADILVTVAGHDAGVVGTIPVERAESVAGSGLAPVSGRADAFVAERIGHLLLRPEGRPRIEILNGNGRIGTTRVVADVLIRHGFRLVRTDNADTFEYAVTLVIAQGGEHQATAREIVELLGRGSLFLEVRAPSGVVDVSIIVGDDIPSGEG, encoded by the coding sequence ATGCCTGGGCGTAAGCGCCGCCGGCTCGTCATTGTCCTCGCAGTCGGCCTCGCCATGGTCGCCGCAGCGGCCGGTTACTTTTACCGCGACTGGGTGGCTGTTCGCGCATCAGAGGCGCAGAGCGTGGTGGCAGGGTGGAGCACCAGCCTGAGAGACCTAGCCGCCGCAATTCCCGAAGCCGAGATCGACTCGCGGGTGGTGGGGGAATCGCGCTCGATGTTGGTGACCCTCGGGTCCGCCGAAGGAGGCTCGGCATTTGCCCTGGTCGCGGTGTCACCGTCCGGGACCCCGACCGTGATCGTGCTGCCGCAGACTCTGCTGCTCGCGGTCCCCGGCTTCGGAGAGTTCCGTCTGGTCGACGCCCTCGATTTCGAGGGTCCCGATCTGGCAGCGCTCGCGGTGACCAACCAGTTCGGAGTGAGGATCGACCAGGTGGTCGCGCTCGAGCGCGGTGCGGTGGCTGCGGCCATGCCGGGCCCGGTGACGGTGGACCTGACTGCACCGTTGTTCGCCCGGGGCGATGCCGGCATCGAGCGACTGGTCCCGGCCGGCCCGTCGGTGGTCACCCCGGAGATGCTCGAGACCCTGCTGGTGGAACACGGGGAGGGCGATGTCTTCGAGTTCATTCAACGCCAGGGGGCGGCATGGCGGACGATTCTGGAGCAGGTGGCGGCCGACCCCCGGGTGGCCGATCGGCTGCTGGCGGAGGGTGGAGGCACCTCGGCTGCGGACATCCTGGTGACGGTTGCAGGTCACGACGCCGGCGTCGTTGGCACCATTCCTGTCGAACGAGCCGAGTCGGTGGCTGGATCCGGCCTGGCCCCCGTCTCCGGTCGAGCGGACGCCTTCGTCGCGGAGCGGATCGGCCACCTGCTGTTGCGGCCGGAAGGTCGGCCCCGGATCGAGATACTGAATGGGAACGGTCGAATCGGCACCACCCGGGTGGTAGCCGACGTGCTCATCCGACACGGATTCCGGTTGGTGCGTACCGACAACGCGGACACGTTCGAATATGCCGTGACCCTCGTCATCGCGCAGGGCGGCGAGCACCAGGCGACGGCGCGCGAGATCGTAGAGCTGCTCGGGCGCGGCAGCCTCTTTCTCGAGGTGCGCGCTCCTTCAGGTGTCGTCGACGTATCTATCATCGTGGGCGACGACATCCCGTCCGGGGAGGGTTGA
- a CDS encoding thymidine kinase → MDRRDDRGWVEVICGPMFSGKSEELIRRITRYKIARLATQTFKPVIDDRYAADQVVSHSSLSTAAEPVADSAELLSRVLDRTVVVGIDEAQFFDDGLVEVVAMLAESGKKVIVAGLDLDYLGRPFEPIPTLMTRAEYVTKSLAVCHRCGGAGMFTQRVIASDELVVLGAEGAYEARCRYCYDPSEGQQERLEIGSVQG, encoded by the coding sequence ATGGACCGGAGAGACGATCGCGGCTGGGTAGAAGTCATCTGCGGCCCGATGTTCTCCGGCAAGAGCGAAGAGCTCATTCGCCGCATCACCCGGTACAAGATCGCCCGCCTGGCCACCCAGACCTTCAAGCCCGTGATCGACGACCGCTACGCCGCCGACCAAGTGGTCTCCCATTCATCGCTGTCCACCGCCGCAGAGCCGGTGGCCGACAGCGCCGAGCTGCTGAGCCGGGTTCTCGATCGCACCGTCGTCGTGGGCATCGACGAAGCACAGTTCTTCGACGATGGGCTGGTGGAAGTCGTGGCGATGCTCGCCGAATCGGGGAAGAAGGTCATCGTCGCCGGCCTCGATCTCGACTACCTGGGGAGACCGTTCGAACCTATCCCCACGCTGATGACCCGGGCCGAGTACGTCACCAAGAGCCTCGCTGTGTGCCACCGGTGCGGCGGGGCCGGTATGTTCACCCAGCGGGTGATCGCCTCTGATGAGCTCGTGGTGCTAGGGGCCGAGGGTGCGTACGAGGCACGGTGTCGCTACTGCTACGACCCGTCCGAAGGGCAGCAAGAGCGCCTCGAGATCGGATCGGTTCAGGGCTAG
- a CDS encoding Rne/Rng family ribonuclease, with amino-acid sequence MGLFKKKRVEIIRRGVGDTAVEEKTTRRFGGSTVEITRVREVTPPAPAKRGRQPREPRRTGRTRRESRPEPEIITPPPSTERKQMLVRRTPHQTQIVVLEGALLVEHYVARSDRPSLTDNIYVGKVRNVLPGMEAAFIDFGEPKNGVLYAGDLKAAKDGRRPRIEKALKVGDEVLVQVVKDAMGHKGARLTNEVSLSGRFVVLDPNVTSPSVSRRLGDAERDRLKEIHRQLTAEMDLGDFGMIMRTASEGATKAEISADIERLLGIWADIDQSVPQGAAPRLVYEEPPMVIRVIREHFTSEFRRLLIDDPAVHDEVIGYLKETDPDLLTKVSLYEEEMSIFERFHVEDQLRKALERKVWLPSGGHIVIDRTEALTVIDVNTGRFVGHSNLEETVLQNNLEAAEEIAHQLRLRDIGGIIVIDFIDMEISKNREAVLRRLREALARDKTRTQVFEVSNLGLVEMTRKNESEGLLESFSHLCPTCAGRGVVLFAEAATVGAAMPADGE; translated from the coding sequence ATGGGTTTGTTCAAGAAGAAGCGTGTCGAGATCATCCGCCGCGGCGTGGGGGACACCGCCGTCGAGGAGAAGACCACAAGGCGTTTCGGCGGTAGCACCGTCGAAATCACGCGTGTCCGCGAGGTCACGCCGCCGGCACCCGCGAAGCGGGGCCGTCAGCCCCGGGAGCCCCGGCGCACGGGACGGACACGGCGCGAGTCTCGCCCCGAGCCGGAGATCATCACTCCGCCGCCGAGCACCGAGCGCAAGCAGATGCTGGTGCGACGGACCCCCCATCAGACCCAGATCGTCGTGCTGGAGGGCGCACTGCTGGTCGAGCACTACGTCGCCCGATCCGATCGCCCCTCGCTGACCGACAACATCTATGTCGGCAAGGTTCGCAACGTGCTTCCCGGCATGGAGGCGGCGTTCATCGACTTCGGCGAACCGAAGAACGGGGTGCTCTACGCCGGGGACCTCAAGGCGGCGAAGGATGGCCGTCGCCCCCGGATCGAGAAGGCGCTGAAGGTGGGCGACGAGGTACTCGTGCAGGTGGTCAAGGACGCCATGGGCCACAAGGGGGCACGTCTCACCAACGAGGTGAGCCTCTCTGGCCGGTTCGTCGTGCTCGACCCCAACGTCACCTCGCCGTCGGTAAGCCGCCGCCTCGGCGACGCCGAGCGCGACCGACTCAAGGAGATCCACCGGCAGCTCACCGCCGAGATGGACCTCGGCGATTTCGGGATGATCATGCGTACCGCCTCCGAGGGCGCCACCAAGGCGGAGATTTCCGCCGACATCGAACGCCTGCTCGGCATCTGGGCCGACATCGATCAATCAGTGCCGCAGGGAGCAGCGCCCCGACTGGTCTACGAGGAGCCCCCGATGGTGATCCGCGTCATCCGCGAGCACTTCACCTCGGAGTTTCGGCGCCTCCTCATCGACGACCCCGCAGTCCACGACGAGGTGATCGGGTATCTCAAGGAGACCGACCCGGACCTTCTCACCAAGGTGTCGCTGTATGAGGAAGAGATGTCGATCTTCGAACGATTCCATGTCGAGGACCAACTCCGCAAGGCGCTCGAACGGAAGGTCTGGCTGCCATCCGGCGGCCATATCGTCATCGATCGGACCGAGGCGCTCACGGTGATCGACGTCAACACCGGTCGATTCGTGGGGCACTCCAATCTCGAAGAAACCGTGCTGCAGAACAACCTCGAGGCGGCCGAGGAGATCGCTCACCAACTCCGGCTGCGCGACATCGGCGGGATCATCGTGATCGACTTCATCGACATGGAGATCTCGAAGAATCGAGAAGCCGTGCTGCGACGGCTGCGGGAGGCGCTCGCTCGAGACAAGACCCGCACCCAGGTGTTCGAGGTCTCCAACCTAGGGCTCGTCGAGATGACCCGAAAAAACGAGTCGGAAGGCCTCCTCGAGTCGTTTTCTCACCTGTGCCCGACCTGCGCCGGCCGCGGGGTGGTCCTCTTTGCGGAAGCGGCCACCGTCGGCGCCGCCATGCCGGCGGACGGCGAATAG
- the rpmA gene encoding 50S ribosomal protein L27: MSKTKGGGSTKNGRDSHAKRLGSKVFDGQEVTAGSIIVRQRGTKIHPGRNVGRGNDDTLFATADGVVSYGSRRGRREVSVLAGE; this comes from the coding sequence ATGTCGAAGACCAAGGGCGGCGGTTCGACCAAGAACGGCCGTGACTCACACGCCAAGCGCCTCGGTTCGAAGGTTTTCGACGGCCAGGAAGTGACGGCCGGGTCGATCATCGTCAGGCAGCGCGGCACAAAGATCCACCCCGGTCGCAACGTCGGCCGCGGCAACGACGACACGCTCTTCGCCACTGCCGACGGGGTCGTCAGCTATGGCTCGCGGCGAGGACGCCGCGAAGTCAGCGTCCTCGCCGGCGAATAG
- a CDS encoding response regulator has translation MAQRVLVVEDSAVIQRLISVCLRPAGVEVETRSDGPTGLEAALTTRPDLLILDVGLPRMDGWEVLERIRSDVRTRGMKVLVLTAHAQEETRERADRGGADAFLTKPFRPDDLRSVALGLLAGPAAQAIA, from the coding sequence GTGGCTCAGCGTGTATTGGTGGTCGAGGACTCAGCCGTCATCCAGCGGTTGATCTCGGTATGCCTCCGCCCCGCGGGCGTAGAGGTCGAGACGCGGTCAGACGGCCCCACCGGCCTCGAGGCGGCCCTGACTACTCGGCCCGACCTACTGATCCTCGACGTGGGCCTCCCGCGAATGGATGGGTGGGAAGTGCTCGAGAGAATCCGCTCGGATGTTCGGACCCGGGGCATGAAGGTGCTGGTGCTGACCGCCCACGCCCAGGAGGAGACGCGAGAGCGAGCCGACCGCGGTGGCGCCGACGCCTTTCTCACCAAACCGTTCCGCCCGGACGACCTGCGTAGCGTCGCCCTCGGGCTGCTCGCGGGCCCCGCTGCCCAAGCGATCGCGTAA
- a CDS encoding MoxR family ATPase, giving the protein MFSDASAVRSALAAQGYLADDRIAQVVFLADRLDKPVLVEGPAGVGKTELAKAVAGATGKRLIRLQCYEGLDESKALYEWNYRKQLLRLQADQGREWLEIEADIFGEDFLLTRPLLEAIRSPEPVVLLIDEVDRVEVETEALMLEVLSDFQVSIPELGTIGASSLPAVYLTSNNTRELSEALKRRCLFLHIGYPTIEREREILLTRVPGLAAALADRVARFVAGVRAQNLRKPPSVSESVDWARTLIALGVADIDEAVIGDTLNVLLKHQTDIERVAAGLTEGTAAG; this is encoded by the coding sequence ATGTTCTCAGATGCCTCGGCGGTACGTTCTGCCCTCGCCGCCCAGGGCTATCTGGCCGACGACCGCATCGCCCAGGTGGTCTTCCTGGCCGATCGGCTCGACAAGCCGGTGCTGGTCGAGGGGCCTGCCGGGGTCGGCAAGACGGAGCTGGCGAAGGCCGTCGCCGGCGCCACCGGCAAGCGGCTCATCCGGCTGCAGTGCTACGAGGGTCTCGACGAGTCGAAGGCTCTGTACGAATGGAACTACCGCAAGCAGCTGCTGAGACTGCAGGCCGACCAGGGCCGCGAGTGGTTAGAGATCGAGGCCGACATATTCGGGGAGGACTTTCTACTCACCCGGCCGCTGCTCGAGGCAATCCGCTCGCCGGAACCGGTGGTGCTGTTGATCGACGAGGTCGACCGGGTCGAGGTCGAGACCGAAGCCCTGATGCTCGAGGTCCTCAGTGACTTTCAGGTCTCGATCCCCGAGTTGGGGACGATCGGGGCGTCGAGCCTCCCGGCGGTGTACCTCACCTCCAACAACACTCGCGAACTGTCGGAGGCGCTGAAACGGCGCTGCCTCTTCCTTCACATCGGATATCCGACGATCGAACGCGAGCGCGAGATCCTCTTGACCCGGGTACCCGGGCTCGCCGCTGCCCTGGCCGATCGGGTGGCGAGGTTCGTCGCCGGGGTCAGGGCCCAGAACCTGCGCAAGCCGCCGTCGGTCAGTGAATCGGTCGACTGGGCGCGCACCCTGATTGCCCTCGGTGTCGCCGATATCGACGAGGCCGTCATCGGCGACACCCTCAATGTGTTGCTCAAGCACCAAACCGACATCGAGCGGGTGGCCGCCGGCCTCACCGAGGGCACTGCGGCAGGCTGA
- the rsfS gene encoding ribosome silencing factor: protein MSSTYLSSWATTSRPGRVEPIALHTDTSEAAEAAASAVDDKKGLDVALLDVSSVIVLTDVFVIATGTSRRHVLSLAEEVEVRLSALDRKPLRREGLEDAGWVLLDFGDIVVHLFDAETRRYYDLERLWRDAPRLAFQAAPG from the coding sequence GTGTCGTCGACGTATCTATCATCGTGGGCGACGACATCCCGTCCGGGGAGGGTTGAACCCATAGCTCTGCACACAGACACGTCCGAAGCCGCCGAGGCAGCCGCGTCTGCGGTCGACGACAAGAAGGGCCTCGACGTAGCCCTGCTCGACGTCTCGTCGGTGATCGTCCTCACCGATGTCTTTGTGATCGCAACGGGTACCTCTCGTCGCCACGTTCTGTCTCTGGCTGAGGAAGTCGAGGTGCGTCTCTCTGCGCTCGACCGTAAGCCCCTGCGGAGGGAGGGCCTAGAGGACGCCGGTTGGGTGCTCCTCGACTTCGGCGACATCGTGGTCCATCTCTTCGACGCCGAGACCCGGCGGTACTACGACCTCGAGCGCCTTTGGCGAGACGCCCCCCGGCTCGCGTTCCAGGCTGCTCCGGGCTGA
- a CDS encoding VWA domain-containing protein translates to MAAFLTAFIGELREAGVPVSMVEAVDAARALEHVDIESRLSLKAALGATLVKSARHIDAFDAAFEAFFALMPPGGEDADRRALDDQVAVSGSGGAGAGASEVEDLVAALFSSLRDGDLGLMQSVVRSAVTRLAGMEPGRPVGGAYYLYRVLRRLELDEVGARLRDELETPGASPIESRLTAEEVERRLEEFREALRAEIRRRLVADRGRQAVARTLRRPLVEDLDLTTASRDDLARVEAAVHPLTRKLASRLARRRRRGRDGRLDVRRTVRSSLQTGGVPIDPRFRTPRPTKPEIVLLTDISGSVATFARFTMQFVYAIAAQLNRVRTFAFIDTIDEVTRFFGPGVDFTEALRRVGTEAEVVWLDGHSDYGNAFGTFVLDHFEAITPRSIVIVTGDARTNYHDPNPAALARIASVARSVYWLNPERRRYWDTGDSVMGAYAAVCDEVHEVRSLRQLERFVEKVAIPVSRPVRRLV, encoded by the coding sequence ATGGCTGCCTTTCTGACCGCCTTCATCGGCGAACTACGCGAGGCCGGTGTCCCGGTCTCGATGGTGGAAGCCGTCGATGCAGCCCGAGCACTCGAGCACGTCGACATCGAATCCCGACTGTCGCTGAAGGCGGCCCTCGGCGCCACCCTCGTGAAGAGCGCCCGCCATATCGACGCGTTCGACGCGGCATTCGAGGCATTTTTCGCCCTGATGCCTCCCGGAGGCGAGGATGCCGATCGCCGGGCGCTTGACGACCAGGTTGCCGTTTCCGGGTCGGGGGGAGCGGGCGCCGGAGCCAGCGAGGTCGAGGACCTGGTGGCGGCACTGTTCAGCTCGCTGCGCGACGGCGACCTCGGCCTGATGCAGTCTGTGGTGCGGTCAGCGGTGACCCGGCTTGCCGGGATGGAACCGGGCCGGCCGGTCGGCGGGGCGTATTACCTGTATCGCGTCCTCCGACGGCTCGAGCTGGATGAGGTGGGGGCGCGGCTGCGTGACGAGCTCGAGACCCCGGGGGCGTCCCCGATCGAGTCGCGCTTGACCGCGGAGGAGGTAGAACGCAGGCTCGAGGAGTTCCGGGAGGCGCTTCGGGCCGAGATCAGGCGGCGGCTGGTGGCGGATCGCGGCCGGCAGGCCGTTGCCCGCACGCTGCGGCGACCCCTGGTGGAAGACCTCGATCTGACCACGGCGTCTCGCGACGACCTCGCCCGGGTCGAGGCGGCGGTACACCCCCTCACCCGGAAGCTGGCGAGCCGCCTCGCCCGGCGCAGGCGGCGAGGGCGGGACGGGCGATTGGACGTGCGGAGAACCGTCAGGTCGTCGCTGCAGACCGGGGGAGTGCCCATCGACCCTCGATTCCGCACACCTCGACCGACGAAACCCGAGATCGTGCTCCTCACCGACATCAGCGGGTCGGTAGCCACGTTTGCCCGATTCACCATGCAATTCGTCTACGCCATCGCCGCGCAGCTGAATCGGGTCAGGACCTTTGCCTTCATCGACACGATCGACGAGGTCACCCGATTCTTCGGACCCGGAGTCGACTTCACCGAGGCATTGCGGAGGGTGGGCACCGAGGCGGAAGTCGTGTGGCTCGACGGGCACAGCGACTACGGCAATGCGTTCGGCACCTTTGTGCTCGATCACTTCGAGGCGATCACCCCAAGGAGCATCGTCATCGTGACGGGCGACGCTCGCACCAACTACCACGATCCCAACCCGGCGGCCCTCGCCCGGATCGCTTCGGTGGCGCGGTCGGTCTACTGGCTGAACCCCGAGCGGCGCCGGTACTGGGACACCGGCGATTCGGTGATGGGCGCCTATGCCGCGGTCTGTGATGAGGTCCACGAGGTGAGGAGCCTTCGCCAACTCGAGAGATTCGTCGAGAAGGTGGCGATCCCCGTCAGTCGGCCGGTGAGGCGTCTCGTCTGA
- the nadD gene encoding nicotinate-nucleotide adenylyltransferase — translation MRRGILGGTFDPPHWAHLVAGEAAYRDLGLDVVTFFPAGSPWQKARNRVSAAEHRWAMTQLAIDEVDYFDADDREVRRDGWTYTIDTLDELGADEVVLILGADAAAGLDSWHRFDEVIERAIVAVMPRAGVDPAKVEATGARIVWLDVPEFPMSGTMLRERRASGRSIRFLVRESVHAYIVEHDLYAWA, via the coding sequence GTGCGCCGCGGCATTCTCGGGGGAACATTCGATCCACCGCATTGGGCCCATCTGGTAGCCGGGGAAGCCGCCTACCGCGACCTGGGTCTGGATGTCGTCACCTTCTTCCCTGCAGGGTCCCCGTGGCAGAAGGCCCGCAACCGGGTGAGCGCAGCCGAGCACCGGTGGGCGATGACTCAATTGGCGATCGACGAAGTCGACTATTTCGATGCGGACGACCGCGAAGTGCGGCGCGATGGGTGGACGTACACCATCGACACCCTCGACGAGCTCGGTGCCGACGAGGTCGTCCTGATCCTCGGCGCGGATGCCGCTGCCGGGCTCGATTCGTGGCACCGCTTCGACGAAGTCATCGAGCGGGCCATTGTCGCCGTGATGCCGCGGGCAGGCGTCGACCCGGCCAAGGTCGAAGCGACCGGAGCGCGGATCGTCTGGCTCGATGTGCCGGAGTTCCCGATGAGCGGGACGATGCTGCGCGAACGGCGAGCAAGTGGACGGAGTATTCGCTTCCTCGTCCGCGAGTCGGTACACGCGTACATCGTCGAGCATGACCTCTATGCCTGGGCGTAA